Proteins from a genomic interval of Nocardioidaceae bacterium:
- a CDS encoding apolipoprotein A1/A4/E family protein has product MLSRKNSLRDSASGVADQVRPRLEEARNEARKKAGPAVSEARAKAEPALREAADRARGEASRVAAEARSKAAPALDEARKRVQPAWEEARETASPYLEQARRQVEPALDEARRRVQPALEEARSKAAPLAHEARRRAEDLYDERVLPGVATAMTAADDATAEFRHEATRRGSAAVAALKGEVEPPKESSRVRKVLFAVGLAGVAGLVAKKLGDRQAAQAWESAYTTNPPRPAASAAGGAESTAASGRHRADDTGGGNPGEAVADDADGPHASSTPDDPADVVDVEADKN; this is encoded by the coding sequence GTGCTGTCACGCAAGAACTCGCTGCGCGACTCCGCCTCCGGAGTCGCGGACCAGGTGCGCCCCCGTCTGGAGGAGGCACGCAACGAAGCCCGCAAGAAGGCCGGTCCGGCCGTGAGCGAGGCCCGCGCCAAGGCCGAGCCCGCGCTGCGCGAGGCCGCCGACCGTGCCCGGGGGGAGGCCAGCCGTGTCGCGGCCGAGGCCCGCAGCAAGGCGGCTCCGGCGCTGGACGAGGCGCGCAAGCGTGTGCAGCCTGCCTGGGAGGAGGCTCGTGAGACCGCCTCGCCGTACCTGGAGCAGGCGCGACGTCAGGTGGAGCCCGCCCTCGACGAGGCCCGGCGTCGGGTGCAGCCCGCGCTCGAGGAGGCTCGCTCGAAGGCCGCGCCGTTGGCCCACGAGGCCCGACGGCGCGCCGAGGACCTCTACGACGAGCGCGTCCTCCCCGGTGTCGCGACGGCGATGACCGCCGCCGACGACGCGACCGCGGAATTCCGCCACGAGGCGACCCGCCGCGGGTCCGCCGCCGTCGCGGCGCTCAAGGGCGAGGTGGAGCCCCCGAAGGAGAGCAGCCGCGTACGCAAGGTGCTCTTCGCGGTCGGTCTCGCCGGCGTCGCGGGACTCGTGGCGAAGAAGCTGGGCGACCGGCAGGCCGCGCAGGCCTGGGAGTCCGCGTACACCACGAACCCGCCGCGACCCGCCGCGAGCGCGGCAGGCGGCGCCGAGTCGACGGCGGCGAGCGGCAGGCACCGCGCCGACGACACCGGCGGCGGGAACCCCGGGGAGGCCGTGGCCGACGACGCGGACGGGCCGCACGCCTCGAGCACGCCCGATGACCCTGCTGACGTCGTGGACGTCGAGGCCGACAAGAACTGA
- a CDS encoding 1-acyl-sn-glycerol-3-phosphate acyltransferase: MRILRRLLPPKRLVLVPVVLASTAAVWTLLPLWLIAAALVSPGVPGTWRPLRLLWLTVLHLTVETIVLVELLGLWIASGFGLFLRRPWFEATHYEIARTYLRLFHREARRVLHLEIDVQGPTPDAWPGTPLIVCCRHAGPADSFVLLYALMQWFAREPRLVLKDTIAWEPMVGTLLHRIPSRFVEPHPERGEDLLSQIADLARDLDHDDVFVIFPEGGNYTPQRRARAIEKLREIGRDDMAGRAEGMEHVLAPRPGGLCAALGAAPQTDVMFVAHTGLDHVYGVRDMWRELPMDKRITMRWWRVPHTEIPDTEEEQVDWLFTWWAVIDDWVDEHRPEDLAASG; this comes from the coding sequence ATGAGGATCCTGCGTCGTCTGCTGCCCCCGAAGCGGCTGGTGCTCGTGCCCGTCGTGCTCGCGTCGACGGCAGCGGTCTGGACGCTGCTGCCGCTGTGGCTGATCGCGGCCGCCCTCGTCTCGCCCGGGGTGCCCGGCACCTGGCGTCCGCTGCGGCTGCTGTGGTTGACGGTGCTGCACCTGACCGTCGAGACGATCGTGCTCGTCGAGCTGCTCGGCCTCTGGATCGCCTCGGGCTTCGGGCTGTTCCTCCGGCGGCCGTGGTTCGAGGCGACGCACTACGAGATCGCCCGCACCTACCTGAGGCTCTTCCACCGTGAGGCCCGGCGTGTGCTGCACCTGGAGATCGACGTGCAGGGCCCCACCCCGGACGCCTGGCCGGGGACGCCGCTCATCGTGTGCTGCCGCCACGCCGGGCCGGCGGACTCCTTCGTGCTGCTCTACGCCCTGATGCAGTGGTTCGCGCGCGAGCCCCGACTGGTGCTCAAGGACACGATCGCCTGGGAGCCGATGGTCGGCACCCTGCTGCACCGCATCCCCAGCCGGTTCGTCGAGCCGCACCCGGAGCGTGGCGAGGACCTGCTGTCCCAGATCGCCGACCTCGCCAGGGACCTCGACCACGACGACGTCTTCGTGATCTTCCCCGAGGGCGGCAACTACACCCCGCAGCGTCGTGCACGGGCCATCGAGAAGCTTCGCGAGATCGGACGCGACGACATGGCCGGACGGGCCGAGGGCATGGAGCACGTGCTGGCCCCCCGTCCGGGCGGGTTGTGCGCCGCCCTGGGCGCGGCACCGCAGACCGACGTCATGTTCGTCGCCCACACCGGCCTGGATCACGTCTACGGCGTCCGCGACATGTGGCGCGAGCTGCCGATGGACAAGCGCATCACGATGCGCTGGTGGCGGGTGCCGCACACCGAGATCCCCGACACCGAGGAGGAGCAGGTCGACTGGCTCTTCACCTGGTGGGCGGTGATCGACGACTGGGTCGACGAGCACCGCCCCGAGGACCTCGCGGCGTCGGGGTGA
- a CDS encoding patatin-like phospholipase family protein: MTIAYVLGGGGVLGAVEVGMLRALTERGVRPDLVLGTSVGALNGAVIAKDPGPETIDRLVDMWSTAGAADVYASGPVRQVVRAARTRTHLHSAEPLRRRLREELGSRDFADLVVPFQCVASCIERSAEHWFSSGPLVPAILASAAVPGLFPPAEVDGEHFLDGGIVNSVPVGRAVELGATTVYVMQVGRLERPLTPPSQPWEVARVSFEIARRHRFVRETSAVPEGVSVHVLPTGETSRADDRLLAFRDFSAVRRRIDAAYEATRAHLDGTGGVAS; this comes from the coding sequence ATGACGATCGCCTACGTGCTGGGCGGCGGTGGCGTCCTCGGAGCAGTCGAGGTCGGCATGCTGCGCGCCCTCACCGAGCGCGGCGTACGCCCCGACCTCGTGCTCGGCACCTCGGTCGGTGCCCTGAACGGCGCCGTGATCGCGAAGGACCCCGGGCCCGAGACGATAGACCGACTTGTCGACATGTGGTCCACGGCCGGGGCGGCCGACGTCTACGCGTCCGGCCCCGTACGCCAGGTCGTGCGCGCCGCGCGCACCCGCACCCACCTGCACTCCGCTGAGCCGCTGCGCCGACGCCTCCGCGAGGAGCTCGGCAGCCGTGACTTCGCCGACCTGGTCGTGCCCTTCCAGTGCGTGGCGTCCTGCATCGAGCGATCCGCCGAGCACTGGTTCAGCAGCGGACCGCTGGTACCGGCGATCCTCGCCTCCGCTGCGGTCCCGGGCCTCTTCCCGCCCGCCGAGGTCGACGGGGAGCACTTCCTCGACGGCGGCATCGTGAACTCCGTGCCCGTCGGGCGTGCCGTGGAACTCGGGGCCACCACGGTCTACGTGATGCAGGTCGGACGTCTCGAGCGGCCGCTCACACCGCCGAGCCAGCCCTGGGAGGTCGCGCGCGTCTCCTTCGAGATCGCGCGGCGCCACCGCTTCGTCCGGGAGACCTCCGCGGTGCCCGAGGGCGTCTCGGTGCACGTGCTGCCGACCGGTGAGACGAGCCGAGCCGACGACAGGCTCCTCGCCTTCCGCGACTTCTCGGCGGTGCGTCGCAGGATCGACGCGGCGTACGAGGCCACCCGCGCCCACCTCGACGGCACCGGAGGCGTGGCCTCATGA
- a CDS encoding DUF3817 domain-containing protein: MLIAFRVLATIVGILLVLFILVAEPLARAHQVIPALWPEGSTPQRFGEAMIPWVAFPHGWIYIGYLIVAFLLSRRAAWSTRFTVLSLLAGLVPVVTFLVERRATAYTRAHIASTAYDTDV, encoded by the coding sequence CTGCTGATCGCGTTCCGGGTGCTCGCGACGATCGTCGGCATCCTCCTCGTGCTGTTCATCCTGGTGGCCGAGCCGCTGGCGCGCGCGCACCAGGTCATCCCCGCCCTGTGGCCCGAGGGGTCCACGCCGCAGCGGTTCGGCGAGGCGATGATCCCCTGGGTCGCGTTCCCGCACGGCTGGATCTACATCGGCTACCTGATCGTGGCGTTCCTGCTCTCCCGCCGGGCAGCATGGTCCACCCGCTTCACGGTGCTGTCGCTGCTCGCCGGGCTGGTCCCGGTGGTGACGTTCCTGGTCGAGCGGCGCGCGACTGCCTACACCCGCGCGCATATCGCCTCGACCGCCTACGACACCGACGTCTAG
- a CDS encoding SURF1 family protein — translation MQSMARILLGRRTLGATALLVVALAIFSGLGLWQLEGWQAQRAAEERDLSTRPPVPLTQVIGADDPFPGDDVGRPVTVHGTWLPDTGFVVGPRPLRGRDGWWVVAVAVLEDTGAPDRTETSVPVVLGWSPDPDPASPSGPVDLTGFLQPGEGSLARDDDPTDRRFPELRLASLTEIVPVDLVSAFVVADDEPTLALPAVPPEDVPPVGASTALRNLLYALQWFVLALGALVVWGRFLREELAGPETVPR, via the coding sequence GTGCAGAGCATGGCCAGGATCCTCCTCGGTCGACGCACCCTGGGGGCCACGGCGCTGCTCGTGGTCGCGCTGGCGATCTTCAGCGGCCTCGGGCTCTGGCAGCTCGAGGGCTGGCAGGCGCAGCGCGCCGCCGAGGAGCGCGACCTGTCCACGCGGCCGCCGGTGCCCCTCACCCAGGTCATCGGGGCCGACGACCCGTTCCCCGGCGACGACGTCGGCCGTCCCGTCACCGTGCACGGCACCTGGTTGCCCGACACCGGCTTCGTCGTCGGCCCCCGGCCGCTGCGGGGCCGCGATGGATGGTGGGTCGTCGCCGTGGCCGTCCTGGAGGACACGGGCGCTCCTGACCGCACCGAGACGTCCGTGCCGGTCGTGCTCGGCTGGTCTCCCGACCCGGATCCGGCCTCGCCCTCCGGCCCGGTCGACCTGACCGGCTTCCTGCAGCCGGGCGAGGGGTCGTTGGCGCGCGACGACGACCCGACGGACCGGCGCTTCCCCGAGCTGCGGCTCGCCTCGTTGACCGAGATCGTCCCCGTCGACCTGGTCAGCGCCTTCGTGGTGGCCGATGACGAGCCGACGCTGGCCCTGCCGGCGGTGCCGCCGGAGGACGTGCCCCCCGTCGGGGCCTCGACCGCGCTGCGCAACCTCCTCTACGCCCTGCAGTGGTTCGTGCTCGCCCTGGGCGCGCTCGTGGTGTGGGGGCGCTTCCTGCGCGAAGAGCTCGCGGGCCCGGAGACGGTGCCGCGGTAG
- a CDS encoding MBL fold metallo-hydrolase, which produces MTTRVHHLDCARMRPLGAVHPKVAPAVLVSHVMVVESSDRLTLVDTGFGRGDAERPERLGATGRTLRAELSYERTAHAQLGELGLSPGDVTDIVLTHLDLDHAGGIKDFPNAVVHLHEHELQAARGRPSLKEQQRYVPPQWTPAPQWRTYKPVEGGGDGWMGFDSVEIISDVVLVPLSGHTRGHCGVAVRRPDDAGWFLHAGDAIFDASEAGSSSSCPWGLRAYQHLIKMDGTAWAQNRERLRELRAGHDDIEIVASHDTAQFERLAGVSVT; this is translated from the coding sequence ATGACGACCCGTGTGCACCACCTCGACTGCGCCAGGATGCGTCCGCTCGGCGCTGTCCACCCCAAGGTGGCGCCGGCGGTGCTGGTCTCGCACGTCATGGTCGTCGAGAGCTCCGACCGGCTGACGCTGGTCGACACGGGCTTCGGGCGCGGCGACGCCGAGCGCCCCGAGCGGCTCGGCGCCACCGGGCGCACGCTGCGCGCCGAGCTGAGCTACGAGCGTACGGCGCACGCACAGCTCGGCGAGCTCGGACTCTCGCCCGGCGACGTGACCGACATCGTCCTCACCCACCTCGACCTCGACCACGCCGGCGGCATCAAGGACTTCCCGAACGCCGTGGTGCACCTGCACGAGCACGAGCTGCAGGCCGCGCGGGGCCGGCCGTCGCTCAAGGAGCAGCAGAGGTACGTGCCGCCGCAGTGGACACCCGCGCCGCAGTGGCGCACGTACAAGCCCGTGGAGGGCGGCGGCGACGGGTGGATGGGCTTCGACTCCGTCGAGATCATCTCCGACGTCGTCCTCGTGCCGCTCTCGGGCCACACCCGGGGACACTGCGGTGTGGCCGTACGCCGCCCGGACGACGCCGGCTGGTTCCTGCACGCCGGTGATGCGATCTTCGACGCCTCCGAGGCGGGCTCCTCCTCGTCCTGCCCGTGGGGACTGCGCGCCTACCAGCACCTGATCAAGATGGACGGCACCGCCTGGGCGCAGAACCGGGAGCGCCTGCGCGAGCTGCGGGCGGGACACGACGACATCGAGATCGTCGCCTCCCACGACACCGCGCAGTTCGAGAGACTCGCCGGGGTCTCGGTCACGTGA
- a CDS encoding DLW-39 family protein, which produces MKRLLVLAAAAAGAAYATLEARKNAHEQQLWAEATDPVPSRSGNAR; this is translated from the coding sequence ATGAAGCGACTTCTCGTCCTGGCAGCAGCTGCCGCCGGCGCCGCCTACGCCACGCTCGAAGCACGCAAGAACGCGCACGAGCAGCAGCTGTGGGCCGAGGCCACCGACCCGGTGCCTTCACGCAGCGGCAACGCGCGGTAG
- a CDS encoding DUF3566 domain-containing protein: MADSSTSKSRPTRRDAEEVRVPSRESWDPTAGDAAPGTTSSGSSSSSGGASSSGRSFADKVRSALRDAGRNLDDARTAPAGGAAPSKATTNKRPTRRARLRLTRLDPWSVAKTAFLLSIALGVMTVVAVALVWGVLDAAGVWDSINAMVYQVIGSESSTDFDVENYLGTSRIVGFTLIVAGINVVLLTAIATLAAFLYNLGAALLGGIEVTLAEDAR; the protein is encoded by the coding sequence ATGGCCGACAGCAGCACGTCGAAGAGCCGGCCCACCCGGCGTGACGCCGAGGAGGTCCGCGTGCCCTCCCGTGAGAGCTGGGACCCGACGGCCGGGGACGCCGCTCCCGGGACCACGTCGTCCGGCAGCTCCTCGTCGTCGGGGGGTGCCTCGAGCTCCGGACGCTCCTTCGCGGACAAGGTGAGGTCCGCTCTGAGGGACGCCGGGCGCAACCTCGACGACGCCCGGACGGCCCCCGCCGGCGGCGCCGCCCCGTCCAAGGCGACCACCAACAAGCGGCCCACGCGGCGCGCACGGCTGCGGCTGACGCGGCTCGACCCGTGGTCGGTCGCGAAGACCGCCTTCCTGCTCTCCATCGCGCTCGGCGTGATGACGGTGGTGGCGGTGGCTCTGGTGTGGGGCGTGCTGGACGCCGCCGGCGTGTGGGACTCGATCAACGCGATGGTCTACCAGGTCATCGGATCGGAGTCGAGCACGGACTTCGATGTCGAGAACTACCTCGGCACCTCCCGGATCGTCGGCTTCACCCTCATCGTCGCGGGCATCAACGTCGTGCTGCTGACGGCGATCGCGACCCTCGCCGCGTTCCTCTACAACCTCGGCGCCGCGCTGCTCGGCGGTATCGAGGTCACGCTGGCGGAGGACGCTCGCTGA
- the gyrA gene encoding DNA gyrase subunit A → MTETPTPAPGGRIEPVELQTSMERAYIDYAMAVIVGRALPDVRDGLKPVHRRVLYAMFDGGYRPDRGFSKCSRVVGDVMGQYHPHGDSAIYDTLVRLAQPWVMRAPLIHGQGNFGSPGDDAAAAMRYTECRMAPLALEMVRDIERDTVDFQPNYDGRSSEPTVLPSRYPNLLVNGSAGIAVGMATNIPPHNLREIAAAATWALDHPDAPREELIEALIERVKGPDFPNGATIVGRAGIEEAYRTGRGSITQRAVIDVEEEKGHNVLVISQLPYMVNPDNLAKKIAELAVTGKVQGISNVRDDSSGRTGQRLVVVLRRDAVARVVLNNLLKHTELQTNFSANMLALVDGVPRTLTLDQFITAWVAHQIEVIVRRTRFLLAEAERQAHIYRGLVKALDALDEVIALIRNSPDADEARQGLMGLLDIDEDQATAILDMQLRRLAALQRQQIIDRLAELERTIEDYKDILANESRQRTIVRDELAEIVDKYGDERRTQIMAADGDLSMEDLIPDDDLVVTITRGGYAKRTLAAQYRLQKRGGKGVRGASLRGDDVVDHFIATSNHHWLLFFTTAGRVYRTKAYNLPEASRDAKGSHVAGLLSFQPDEEIAQVLAIRDYDQMPYLVLATRAGLVKKTPLGDYNSPRQAGVIAINFRADDDELIGAELVGPDDDILLVSRKGQAIRFKADDAQLRPMGRATGGVTGMKFRGEDDLLSMSIIRSEDMVDATGDLDAAEEGADAPGQYVFTMTDGGFAKRSAIGEYRLQSRGGLGIRAMKLENEERGQLVAAFIVVDGDEVLSITTSGQVVRSPIDADFRATGRSTMGVRFVSPKGKDVVAVVTRSVEKAVEDEAEEAAAAADPVTPTTAELAADPAVVAADDAAAEPDTTGGATIGDGDDPVAPEED, encoded by the coding sequence ATGACTGAGACGCCGACCCCCGCGCCAGGTGGACGGATCGAGCCCGTCGAGCTGCAGACCTCGATGGAGCGGGCGTACATCGACTACGCCATGGCCGTCATCGTGGGTCGCGCGCTCCCGGACGTGCGCGACGGCCTGAAGCCGGTGCACCGGCGCGTGCTGTACGCGATGTTCGACGGCGGCTACCGCCCCGACCGGGGGTTCTCCAAGTGCTCCCGCGTCGTCGGCGACGTGATGGGTCAGTACCACCCGCACGGCGACTCGGCGATCTACGACACCCTCGTGCGGCTGGCGCAGCCGTGGGTGATGCGCGCGCCGCTGATCCACGGGCAGGGCAACTTCGGCTCGCCGGGTGACGACGCGGCGGCGGCGATGCGGTACACGGAGTGCCGCATGGCGCCGCTGGCGCTGGAGATGGTCCGCGACATCGAGCGGGACACGGTCGACTTCCAGCCGAACTACGACGGCCGGTCCTCCGAGCCGACGGTGCTGCCCTCGCGCTATCCGAACCTGCTGGTCAACGGGTCGGCCGGCATCGCGGTGGGCATGGCGACGAACATCCCGCCGCACAACCTGCGTGAGATCGCGGCCGCGGCGACGTGGGCGCTGGACCACCCGGACGCGCCGCGCGAGGAGCTGATCGAGGCCCTGATCGAGCGGGTGAAGGGTCCCGACTTCCCGAACGGCGCGACGATCGTGGGCCGCGCGGGCATCGAGGAGGCGTACCGCACGGGTCGCGGCTCGATCACCCAGCGCGCGGTGATCGACGTGGAGGAGGAGAAGGGCCACAACGTGCTGGTCATCTCCCAGCTGCCGTACATGGTCAACCCCGACAACCTGGCGAAGAAGATCGCCGAGCTGGCCGTCACCGGCAAGGTGCAGGGCATCTCCAACGTGCGGGACGACTCCTCGGGGCGTACGGGCCAGCGGCTGGTCGTCGTGCTGCGCCGCGACGCCGTGGCGCGCGTGGTGCTCAACAACCTGCTGAAGCACACCGAGCTGCAGACCAACTTCAGCGCCAACATGCTGGCGCTGGTCGACGGTGTGCCCCGCACCCTGACGCTGGACCAGTTCATCACCGCCTGGGTGGCCCACCAGATCGAGGTCATCGTCCGGCGTACGCGCTTCCTGCTCGCGGAGGCCGAGCGTCAGGCGCACATCTACCGCGGTCTGGTGAAGGCGCTCGACGCCCTGGACGAGGTCATCGCCCTGATCCGCAACAGTCCCGATGCCGACGAGGCGAGGCAGGGGCTGATGGGGCTGCTCGACATCGACGAGGACCAGGCGACCGCCATCCTCGACATGCAGCTGCGCCGACTCGCGGCGCTGCAGCGTCAGCAGATCATCGACCGGCTCGCCGAGCTCGAGCGCACGATCGAGGACTACAAGGACATCCTGGCGAACGAGTCGCGGCAGCGCACGATCGTGCGCGACGAGCTCGCGGAGATAGTCGACAAGTACGGCGACGAGCGGCGTACGCAGATCATGGCCGCCGACGGCGACCTGTCGATGGAGGACCTGATCCCCGACGACGACCTCGTCGTCACCATCACCCGCGGCGGGTACGCCAAGCGCACCCTGGCGGCGCAGTACCGGCTGCAGAAGCGCGGCGGCAAGGGCGTACGCGGTGCCTCGCTGCGGGGCGACGACGTGGTCGACCACTTCATCGCCACGAGCAACCACCACTGGCTGCTGTTCTTCACCACGGCCGGCCGGGTCTACCGCACGAAGGCGTACAACCTGCCCGAGGCGTCGAGGGACGCGAAGGGCAGCCACGTCGCGGGGCTGCTGTCGTTCCAGCCGGACGAGGAGATCGCGCAGGTGCTGGCGATCCGCGACTACGACCAGATGCCGTACCTGGTGCTGGCCACCCGCGCGGGCCTGGTGAAGAAGACGCCGCTGGGCGACTACAACTCCCCGAGGCAGGCCGGCGTCATCGCGATCAACTTCCGCGCCGACGACGACGAGCTGATCGGCGCCGAGCTCGTCGGCCCCGACGACGACATCCTGCTGGTCTCGCGCAAGGGTCAGGCGATCCGCTTCAAGGCCGACGACGCGCAGCTGCGGCCGATGGGTCGCGCCACCGGCGGCGTGACCGGCATGAAGTTCCGCGGCGAGGACGACCTGCTGTCGATGTCGATCATCCGCTCGGAGGACATGGTGGACGCGACCGGCGACTTGGACGCCGCAGAGGAGGGGGCTGACGCCCCCGGTCAGTACGTGTTCACCATGACCGACGGCGGCTTCGCGAAGCGCTCGGCGATCGGGGAGTACCGGCTGCAGTCCCGCGGTGGTCTGGGCATCCGCGCGATGAAGCTAGAGAACGAGGAGCGCGGCCAGCTCGTGGCCGCCTTCATCGTCGTCGACGGCGACGAGGTCCTCTCCATCACGACCTCGGGCCAGGTGGTCCGCAGCCCCATCGATGCGGACTTCAGGGCCACGGGCCGCTCCACCATGGGCGTGAGGTTCGTCTCCCCGAAGGGCAAGGACGTGGTGGCCGTCGTCACGCGGTCGGTCGAGAAGGCCGTGGAGGACGAGGCGGAGGAGGCGGCAGCCGCCGCAGATCCGGTGACGCCGACCACGGCGGAGCTCGCCGCCGACCCGGCTGTCGTCGCCGCCGACGACGCTGCTGCGGAGCCCGACACCACCGGTGGTGCCACAATCGGTGACGGCGACGACCCGGTCGCCCCCGAGGAGGACTGA
- the gyrB gene encoding DNA topoisomerase (ATP-hydrolyzing) subunit B: MTQTPSPDPADSPISAAEVQAGYDASAIQVLEGLEAVRKRPGMYIGSTGERGLHHLIWEVVDNSVDEALAGHCDRVDVRLTPEGAVEVSDNGRGIPVDIHPVEKIPAVTVVMTVLHAGGKFGGGGYKVSGGLHGVGVSVVNALSSRVEVEVKRDGYRWTQAFAYGVPEAPLERQEATEDTGTTIRFWAAEDVFETLDYKFETIVNRFREMAFLNKGLTICVRDERPRGLEAAAAEADATVTDNVEAEAGATGATDALERTFRFDRGLVDFVDHLNKSKQVSNPSVISFEAETAADVENHMSLEVAMQWNTSYAESVHTFANTINTHEGGTHEEGFRTALTSLVNSWGEAWNLIKKKEDRVSGDDIREGLCAIVSVKLGEPQFEGQTKTKLGNTEARTFVQRVVFEQFGDWLEKNPAEGKDVIRRAQAAASARLAARKARDLARSRKGLLGGGGMPGKLSDCQSTNPEECEVFIVEGDSAGGSARQGREPRIQAILPIRGKILNVEKARLDKVLGNTEVQAIISALGTGIHDEFDIAKLRYHKVVLMADADVDGHHINTLLLTLLFRFMRPLIEGGYVYMAQPPLYRIRWNKPHEHEFVYSDAERDALLRDGREQGKKLPKENPVQRYKGLGEMNAEELWETTMNPEQRLMLQVTLDDAAQADAVFSVLMGEDVEQRRSFIQRNAKDVRFLDI, from the coding sequence GTGACCCAGACGCCCTCCCCCGACCCGGCCGACTCCCCGATCTCCGCTGCGGAGGTCCAGGCCGGCTACGACGCCTCAGCGATCCAGGTGCTGGAGGGCCTGGAGGCGGTGCGCAAGCGGCCGGGCATGTACATCGGGTCGACCGGCGAGCGCGGCCTGCACCACCTGATCTGGGAGGTCGTCGACAACTCCGTCGACGAGGCCCTGGCGGGGCACTGCGACCGGGTCGACGTACGCCTCACGCCCGAGGGGGCGGTCGAGGTCAGCGACAACGGCCGCGGCATCCCGGTCGACATCCACCCGGTGGAGAAGATCCCGGCGGTCACCGTCGTGATGACCGTGCTGCACGCCGGCGGCAAGTTCGGCGGCGGTGGCTACAAGGTCTCCGGCGGCCTGCACGGCGTCGGCGTCTCGGTCGTCAACGCGCTGTCGAGCCGGGTCGAGGTCGAGGTCAAGCGCGACGGCTACCGCTGGACCCAGGCCTTCGCGTACGGCGTGCCCGAGGCGCCGCTCGAACGACAGGAGGCGACCGAGGACACCGGCACCACGATCCGCTTCTGGGCGGCCGAGGACGTCTTCGAGACGCTGGACTACAAGTTCGAGACGATCGTGAACCGCTTCCGCGAGATGGCGTTCCTCAACAAGGGCCTGACGATCTGCGTCCGCGACGAGCGGCCCCGAGGGCTCGAGGCCGCGGCGGCCGAGGCCGACGCCACCGTCACCGACAACGTCGAGGCCGAGGCCGGCGCCACGGGGGCGACCGACGCGCTGGAGCGCACGTTCCGCTTCGACCGCGGCCTGGTGGACTTCGTCGACCACCTCAACAAGTCCAAGCAGGTGTCGAACCCCAGCGTGATCAGCTTCGAGGCCGAGACCGCCGCCGACGTCGAGAACCACATGAGCCTCGAGGTCGCGATGCAGTGGAACACCTCCTACGCCGAGTCGGTCCACACGTTCGCCAACACCATCAACACCCACGAGGGCGGCACCCACGAGGAGGGCTTCCGCACGGCCCTGACCAGCCTGGTGAACTCCTGGGGCGAGGCGTGGAACCTCATCAAGAAGAAAGAGGACCGCGTCTCCGGCGACGACATCCGCGAGGGCCTGTGCGCCATCGTGTCGGTCAAGCTGGGTGAGCCGCAGTTCGAGGGTCAGACGAAGACCAAGCTCGGCAACACCGAGGCACGCACGTTCGTCCAGCGCGTCGTCTTCGAGCAGTTCGGCGACTGGCTGGAGAAGAACCCTGCCGAGGGCAAGGACGTCATCCGCCGCGCCCAGGCGGCGGCCTCGGCGCGGCTCGCGGCCCGCAAGGCACGGGACCTGGCGCGCTCCCGCAAGGGGCTGCTCGGCGGCGGCGGGATGCCGGGCAAGCTGAGCGACTGCCAGTCGACGAACCCGGAGGAGTGCGAGGTCTTCATCGTCGAGGGCGACTCGGCCGGTGGTTCCGCGCGCCAGGGACGCGAGCCGCGGATCCAGGCGATCCTGCCGATCCGCGGCAAGATCCTGAACGTCGAGAAGGCCCGCCTCGACAAGGTGCTGGGCAACACGGAGGTCCAGGCGATCATCTCGGCGCTCGGCACCGGCATCCACGACGAGTTCGACATCGCCAAGCTGCGCTACCACAAGGTCGTGCTGATGGCCGACGCCGACGTCGACGGCCACCACATCAACACGCTGCTGCTGACGCTGCTCTTCCGCTTCATGCGGCCCCTCATCGAGGGCGGGTACGTCTACATGGCGCAGCCGCCGCTGTACCGCATCCGCTGGAACAAGCCGCACGAGCATGAGTTCGTCTACTCCGACGCCGAGCGCGACGCCCTGCTGCGCGACGGCAGGGAGCAGGGCAAGAAGCTGCCGAAGGAGAACCCGGTGCAGCGCTACAAGGGTCTCGGCGAGATGAACGCCGAGGAGCTCTGGGAGACGACGATGAACCCCGAGCAGCGCCTCATGCTGCAGGTGACCCTCGACGACGCCGCCCAGGCCGACGCGGTGTTCAGCGTCCTGATGGGCGAGGACGTCGAGCAGCGCCGCAGCTTCATCCAGCGCAACGCTAAAGACGTTCGCTTCCTGGACATCTGA
- a CDS encoding DUF721 domain-containing protein: MARSPRPVSRASSSGAPPSRRPQGTWARRRDGGVSGAHPDDRDPQTAAASLGRLVAEQGWSTDLRVHGVMARWAGVVGEDIAAHTTPESYDGGRLVVRAESTAWATQLTLLASSLVARLNAELGDGTVTFLEIQGPRGPSWRRGNRRVKGRGPRDTYG, from the coding sequence ATGGCTCGCTCGCCACGGCCGGTCTCCCGTGCGTCCTCGTCGGGCGCGCCCCCCTCCCGGCGTCCGCAGGGCACCTGGGCGCGTCGTCGCGACGGCGGCGTCAGCGGCGCCCACCCCGACGACCGTGATCCGCAGACCGCCGCCGCCTCCCTGGGGCGGCTCGTCGCCGAGCAGGGCTGGTCCACCGACCTGCGCGTGCACGGGGTGATGGCGCGGTGGGCGGGCGTGGTCGGCGAGGACATCGCCGCGCACACGACACCGGAGTCCTACGACGGGGGCCGCCTGGTCGTGCGCGCCGAGTCGACCGCCTGGGCCACCCAGCTGACGCTGCTGGCCTCCTCGCTCGTGGCGCGGCTCAACGCCGAGCTCGGCGACGGGACCGTCACCTTCCTGGAGATCCAGGGTCCACGCGGCCCGAGCTGGCGTCGCGGCAACCGGCGGGTGAAGGGTCGCGGACCCCGCGACACCTACGGCTGA